Proteins encoded within one genomic window of Alcanivorax sp. REN37:
- a CDS encoding exo-alpha-sialidase has translation MGQGNFWKHWGIGALLVAGFFCGLPMHVWQPLPLYQPDPVAALTPQPGDHWQLSFASDGDTLQTHASSLVELPDGRLRGFWFAGSREGAADVSIHSAVFDPNSGEWGPEHVLLTREQVSQGLGRHVRKLGNVVPTVDADGRLRLYMVVVSFGGWGASRLAVAESDGDGSQWRISDGLVTSPFLNLSTLVKAPPIRYADGTIGLPVYHEFIGKYGEVLRLDEYNRILSRSRIGKLRESLQPLVLVDSPQQAVSFLRNARNSRPGILWRSDTDDGGESWTPLFDGQLPNPGSAVGGVSLGDGHWLLVVNNNAVERDDLYIMETRDRGQSWSSLQAVHDDAGLRDDDIDADSFRALVIDRLSRFRAGPVTGEQYQRVLTATEHNNCRHDGCRSQFDYPYVVRASNGDVHILYSWKKTLIAHAWWRADGQDPLASAARVAHRSQP, from the coding sequence ATGGGGCAGGGCAATTTCTGGAAACACTGGGGCATCGGCGCATTGCTGGTGGCGGGATTCTTCTGTGGGTTGCCGATGCATGTGTGGCAGCCGCTTCCTCTTTATCAGCCAGATCCGGTGGCGGCACTGACGCCGCAGCCTGGAGATCACTGGCAACTCAGTTTCGCGTCCGACGGCGACACGCTGCAGACCCACGCTTCATCACTGGTTGAATTGCCGGATGGCCGGCTGCGTGGCTTTTGGTTCGCCGGGTCCCGTGAAGGGGCGGCGGACGTCAGCATCCATTCCGCCGTGTTCGACCCAAACAGTGGCGAGTGGGGGCCGGAGCACGTGCTGCTGACCCGTGAACAGGTCAGCCAAGGCTTGGGTCGCCATGTACGCAAGCTCGGCAATGTGGTGCCGACGGTGGATGCCGATGGGCGACTGCGGCTGTACATGGTGGTGGTCAGCTTTGGCGGCTGGGGTGCCAGCCGGCTGGCGGTGGCGGAGTCCGACGGTGATGGCAGTCAGTGGCGCATCAGCGATGGTCTGGTGACCTCGCCGTTCCTCAATTTGAGCACGCTGGTGAAGGCGCCGCCGATTCGTTACGCCGATGGCACCATCGGCTTGCCGGTGTATCACGAGTTCATTGGTAAATACGGCGAGGTGCTGCGGCTCGATGAGTACAACCGCATCTTGTCTCGCTCGCGCATCGGCAAGCTGCGTGAATCGCTGCAGCCGCTGGTGCTGGTGGACAGTCCCCAGCAAGCGGTGTCGTTCCTGCGCAATGCGCGTAACAGCCGACCCGGCATCCTGTGGCGCAGTGACACCGACGACGGCGGCGAAAGCTGGACACCGCTGTTCGATGGTCAATTGCCCAACCCGGGGTCTGCGGTGGGTGGCGTCAGCCTCGGCGACGGCCATTGGCTGCTGGTGGTGAACAACAATGCGGTGGAGCGCGATGATCTGTACATCATGGAAACCCGCGACCGCGGCCAAAGCTGGTCCTCATTGCAAGCGGTGCATGACGACGCTGGCCTGCGCGATGACGACATCGATGCCGACAGCTTCCGCGCGCTGGTGATTGACCGCCTCAGCCGTTTCCGTGCCGGGCCAGTGACCGGTGAGCAATACCAGCGCGTGCTCACCGCCACCGAGCACAACAACTGCCGCCACGACGGCTGCCGTTCGCAATTCGATTACCCTTATGTGGTGCGCGCCAGTAATGGCGATGTGCACATCCTCTATTCCTGGAAAAAGACGTTGATCGCCCACGCTTGGTGGCGCGCCGACGGCCAGGACCCGCTGGCGTCAGCCGCGCGGGTTGCTCACCGGAGTCAGCCGTGA
- a CDS encoding cold-shock protein: MLSPAALAGLLGTPWQPDSEAPSLSPILGRQAGLGLLLASALNALALWLPSRRQWVHGALLAFLTAFVASHWELFRHHDNPWLVALFFLPVALYALPLLPWRAPLFMVRGEEGEVKWFNPNKGFGFILTADGREVFVHFRAVRNGGRRALQQGMQVRFRSHTTERGEQAERVYILS; this comes from the coding sequence ATGCTGTCTCCGGCGGCGCTGGCCGGTTTGCTCGGCACGCCGTGGCAGCCGGATTCCGAGGCGCCATCCTTATCTCCGATCCTTGGCCGCCAGGCTGGCCTCGGCCTGCTGCTAGCGTCGGCGCTCAATGCGCTGGCGCTGTGGCTGCCGAGCCGCCGCCAGTGGGTACATGGGGCGCTGCTGGCGTTCTTGACCGCCTTTGTGGCCAGCCACTGGGAGCTGTTCCGTCACCACGACAATCCGTGGCTGGTGGCGCTGTTCTTCTTGCCGGTAGCGCTTTATGCACTGCCGCTGCTGCCGTGGCGCGCGCCGCTGTTCATGGTGCGCGGCGAAGAAGGCGAAGTGAAATGGTTCAACCCCAACAAAGGCTTCGGCTTCATCCTCACTGCTGATGGCCGCGAGGTGTTCGTGCACTTCCGTGCGGTACGCAACGGTGGCCGCCGCGCGCTGCAGCAAGGCATGCAAGTGCGTTTCCGCAGCCACACCACCGAGCGCGGCGAGCAAGCCGAGCGGGTTTATATCCTGTCCTGA
- a CDS encoding rhodanese-like domain-containing protein, with protein sequence MVPEISASDAIALLDDADWLFVDIRDAASHAQLQIPGSRRLSQLDWDRFDAEVPRQRKLVVYCYHGHSSLNATAFLQQQGYTAVSLHGGFEYWRQACAQHCVPGDQ encoded by the coding sequence ATGGTGCCGGAGATCAGTGCCAGCGACGCCATTGCCCTGCTGGACGACGCCGACTGGCTGTTCGTGGACATCCGCGACGCCGCCAGTCACGCGCAATTACAGATCCCCGGCAGCCGGCGCCTGAGCCAGCTGGACTGGGATCGCTTTGACGCCGAAGTGCCCCGCCAGCGCAAGCTGGTGGTGTACTGCTACCACGGTCATAGCAGTCTCAATGCCACCGCGTTCCTGCAGCAGCAGGGTTACACCGCGGTCAGCCTGCATGGCGGCTTCGAATACTGGCGCCAAGCGTGCGCCCAGCACTGCGTTCCCGGCGACCAATAA
- a CDS encoding sodium:solute symporter family transporter, whose protein sequence is MQLSVLDWLVLGGYLLLVFGLGLWFSRGNGTTERYFLGGRGFPGWALGLSLVGTSISSVTFLAYPADAFKSNWMRFLPTLMLPLAVWWAARYVLPYFRASGATTAYEFLEQRFGTSVRVYAAAVFVIAQWVRLATVLWLLALLLQQIIGLPPTTAIICAGLFVGIYTVAGGIEAVVWTDVIQTLTLMLGGVVCLVVVLQWLPGGIMQVFELAWPAHKLSVGDWQQGNPQPVRWDLSLTTKTGTMLLLVGLTNWLTEYTSNQNTVQRFCAARSDQAAHRALWVCVATSLPLWAFYMFLGTALWALFQVMPQPIPDAILAGEIKAEALIPWFINTYLPSGLVGLVLAAALAAAMSSQDSGINAISTVAVTDLYKRLVRPHASDRHYLKAAWLMSSVSTLMMIGGALLLERATTDTLQDVIYLLTSLLGGGLLGLYVLGIRSQRGGAAAAWCGIGATLLFTAWMLAGRQGWLPGHWQLPFDLYYVGLLGNLLLFTLSYALATLAARRRNTASRTNQPAHQHSNQGSIK, encoded by the coding sequence GTGCAATTGAGTGTTTTGGACTGGCTGGTGCTGGGCGGCTACCTGCTGCTGGTATTCGGCCTCGGGCTGTGGTTTTCGCGCGGCAATGGCACCACTGAACGCTACTTTCTCGGCGGCCGCGGCTTTCCCGGCTGGGCGTTGGGATTGTCGTTGGTCGGCACCTCGATCAGCTCGGTGACCTTTCTCGCCTATCCGGCGGATGCGTTCAAAAGCAACTGGATGCGGTTTCTGCCAACGCTGATGCTGCCGCTGGCGGTATGGTGGGCGGCGCGTTATGTGCTGCCCTACTTCCGCGCCAGCGGCGCCACCACCGCCTATGAATTTCTCGAACAGCGCTTCGGCACCTCAGTACGGGTGTATGCCGCTGCGGTGTTCGTCATCGCCCAGTGGGTGCGACTGGCGACGGTGCTGTGGCTGCTGGCACTGCTGCTGCAGCAGATTATCGGGCTGCCGCCGACCACTGCGATTATCTGCGCCGGCCTGTTTGTCGGCATCTACACCGTGGCGGGCGGCATCGAGGCGGTGGTGTGGACCGACGTGATCCAGACACTGACGCTGATGCTCGGCGGTGTGGTGTGCTTGGTGGTGGTATTGCAATGGCTGCCCGGCGGCATCATGCAAGTGTTCGAACTGGCGTGGCCGGCACACAAACTCAGCGTCGGCGACTGGCAGCAGGGCAACCCGCAGCCGGTGCGCTGGGACCTGTCGCTGACCACCAAAACCGGCACCATGCTGCTGCTGGTGGGACTGACCAACTGGCTAACGGAATACACCAGCAACCAGAACACGGTGCAGCGCTTCTGCGCCGCCCGCTCCGACCAAGCGGCACACCGGGCGCTGTGGGTATGCGTCGCCACCAGCCTGCCGCTGTGGGCGTTCTACATGTTCCTCGGCACCGCACTGTGGGCCCTGTTCCAAGTGATGCCGCAGCCCATACCAGACGCCATTCTCGCTGGCGAGATCAAGGCCGAGGCGTTGATCCCGTGGTTCATCAACACATATCTGCCGTCAGGGCTGGTGGGACTGGTGCTGGCGGCGGCGCTGGCGGCGGCGATGTCGTCGCAGGACTCCGGCATCAACGCCATTTCCACCGTGGCAGTGACCGACCTCTACAAGCGGCTGGTCCGTCCGCATGCATCGGATCGCCACTATTTGAAGGCCGCCTGGCTGATGTCGTCGGTGTCGACACTGATGATGATCGGTGGTGCCCTGCTGTTGGAGCGCGCCACCACCGACACGCTGCAGGATGTGATCTATCTGCTCACGTCGCTGCTCGGCGGCGGCTTGCTGGGACTGTATGTGCTTGGCATCCGTTCTCAGCGCGGCGGCGCGGCAGCGGCCTGGTGCGGCATCGGTGCCACCCTGCTGTTCACCGCGTGGATGCTGGCCGGCCGCCAGGGCTGGTTACCCGGCCACTGGCAGCTGCCATTCGATCTCTATTACGTTGGGCTGCTCGGCAATCTGCTGTTGTTCACGCTGTCGTACGCACTGGCGACGCTGGCGGCACGGCGGCGCAATACCGCATCACGCACTAACCAGCCGGCGCACCAGCACAGCAACCAGGGATCGATCAAGTAG
- a CDS encoding SDR family NAD(P)-dependent oxidoreductase, producing the protein MKDFNQRVAVITGAGSGIGRALAQQLAAEGCRLALSDINQEAVESVAADLRNKGAQVMADRLDVSDREAFYAYADKVAAEYGSVNLVFNNAGVALGVTVEQMSYEDFEWMMSINFWGVVYGTKAFLPLLKQADAGHVINISSLFGLVAVPTQSAYNAAKFAVRGFTESLRMELELENSNVSCSCVHPGGIKTNIARNARMHDVSHITGLDSERSINEFEKFFRTTPEQAAATILNGVRHNKRRILIGSDAYAIDVLQRALPALYQRVVATGQKLQRKRA; encoded by the coding sequence ATGAAGGACTTCAATCAGCGCGTCGCCGTAATCACCGGCGCCGGTTCCGGCATCGGCCGGGCCTTGGCTCAACAACTGGCTGCCGAAGGCTGCCGTCTGGCCCTCTCCGACATCAACCAGGAAGCGGTGGAGAGCGTGGCGGCGGACCTGCGCAATAAAGGCGCCCAAGTGATGGCCGACCGCTTGGATGTGTCCGACCGTGAAGCCTTCTATGCCTACGCGGACAAAGTCGCGGCGGAATACGGCTCAGTGAACCTGGTGTTCAACAACGCCGGTGTGGCGCTGGGCGTCACCGTCGAGCAGATGAGCTACGAAGACTTCGAATGGATGATGAGCATCAACTTCTGGGGCGTGGTGTACGGCACCAAGGCGTTCCTGCCGCTGCTCAAACAAGCCGATGCCGGCCACGTGATCAATATTTCCAGCCTGTTCGGGCTGGTGGCGGTACCGACCCAGTCAGCCTACAACGCGGCCAAATTTGCCGTGCGCGGCTTCACCGAGTCGCTGCGCATGGAGCTGGAACTGGAAAACTCAAACGTGTCCTGCTCCTGTGTGCACCCGGGCGGCATCAAGACCAACATCGCCCGCAATGCGCGCATGCACGATGTGTCCCACATCACCGGTCTCGACAGCGAGCGCTCCATTAACGAGTTCGAGAAGTTCTTCCGCACCACGCCGGAACAGGCTGCCGCCACCATCCTCAACGGTGTACGCCACAACAAACGCCGCATCCTGATCGGCAGCGACGCCTACGCCATCGACGTGCTGCAACGGGCACTGCCGGCGCTGTACCAACGCGTGGTCGCCACCGGCCAGAAGCTGCAGCGCAAACGCGCCTAA
- the rhlB gene encoding ATP-dependent RNA helicase RhlB, with protein sequence MTHTESTAEAQPAAADVAKTRFDVFNLHPDLLRGIADQGFEFCTPIQAQVLSHTLAGKDAIGRAQTGTGKTAAFLITAIDDLLKNPLTVPRYAGEPRALIVAPTRELAMQIEKDAVALCKHTPLRVMSVVGGMNFTRQQERLQHSLIDILVATPGRLLDFCTRRDLWLDRVEILVLDEADRMLDMGFIPDVKRIVRHTPTSQYRQTLLFSATFSQDVMNLSKRWTQDAEVVEIEPEHVTTDSVDQKVFITETAQKYNLLYNLIVSGDLDKVMVFANRRDVTRRLCERLQKAGLNAAMLSGDVPQAQRLRTLERFRDGKVRILIATDVAGRGIHVDGVSHVVNYNLPDDPEDYVHRIGRTGRAGATGTSISFACEDDAFLLPELEQAIGMKLDCEYPPAELLGAPRQTERKPERPEQATDAADDAEAVPTAANADSDAAAQPAPAADAVVADGNSADSNDDDQQPGDADGNTAAPREARRSRRGGRRRQRGERRNQATPDAGTGGTETTAAAAAAAVADGGGADA encoded by the coding sequence ATGACCCACACCGAATCCACTGCCGAGGCGCAACCCGCCGCCGCTGACGTCGCCAAGACCCGCTTCGATGTCTTCAATCTGCATCCAGACCTGCTGCGCGGCATCGCCGACCAAGGTTTCGAGTTCTGCACTCCGATCCAAGCGCAAGTCCTGAGCCACACGCTGGCCGGCAAAGACGCTATCGGCCGCGCGCAGACCGGCACCGGCAAGACCGCCGCCTTCCTGATCACCGCCATCGACGACCTGCTGAAAAATCCGCTGACGGTGCCGCGCTATGCGGGCGAGCCGCGCGCGCTGATCGTTGCGCCCACCCGCGAACTGGCAATGCAGATCGAGAAGGATGCGGTGGCGCTGTGCAAGCACACCCCGCTGCGCGTCATGAGCGTGGTCGGCGGCATGAACTTCACCCGCCAACAAGAGCGCTTGCAGCACTCACTGATCGACATTCTGGTCGCTACCCCCGGCCGCCTGCTGGATTTCTGCACCCGCCGCGACCTGTGGCTGGACCGCGTAGAAATCTTGGTGCTGGATGAAGCCGACCGCATGCTCGACATGGGCTTCATCCCCGATGTCAAACGCATCGTGCGCCACACCCCCACCTCCCAGTACCGGCAGACGCTGCTGTTCTCCGCCACCTTCAGCCAGGACGTGATGAACCTGTCCAAGCGCTGGACCCAAGACGCGGAAGTGGTGGAGATCGAGCCCGAGCACGTCACCACCGACAGCGTCGACCAGAAGGTGTTCATCACCGAGACGGCGCAGAAGTACAACCTGCTCTACAACCTGATCGTCAGCGGCGACCTCGACAAGGTGATGGTGTTTGCCAACCGCCGTGACGTCACCCGTCGCCTGTGCGAACGCCTGCAGAAGGCCGGCCTCAACGCTGCCATGCTGTCCGGCGATGTACCGCAGGCCCAGCGGCTGCGCACGCTGGAACGCTTCCGTGACGGCAAGGTACGGATCCTGATCGCCACCGACGTGGCCGGTCGCGGCATCCACGTTGACGGCGTCTCCCACGTGGTGAACTACAACCTGCCGGACGACCCGGAAGACTACGTGCACCGCATCGGCCGCACCGGCCGCGCCGGCGCCACTGGCACGTCGATCAGTTTTGCCTGCGAAGACGATGCGTTTTTGCTGCCGGAACTGGAGCAGGCAATCGGCATGAAACTGGATTGCGAGTACCCGCCGGCGGAGCTGCTGGGCGCCCCACGCCAGACCGAACGCAAACCGGAACGCCCTGAACAGGCGACTGACGCAGCCGATGACGCCGAGGCAGTACCGACCGCCGCAAACGCAGACAGCGACGCTGCTGCGCAACCCGCGCCCGCCGCTGACGCCGTTGTTGCTGACGGCAATAGCGCTGACAGCAACGACGACGACCAACAACCCGGCGACGCCGACGGCAACACCGCCGCACCGCGTGAAGCGCGCCGTAGCCGTCGTGGCGGTCGCCGCCGCCAACGCGGTGAGCGCCGCAACCAAGCCACCCCCGATGCCGGCACCGGCGGCACCGAAACCACGGCGGCCGCTGCAGCGGCGGCAGTGGCAGACGGTGGCGGAGCCGACGCCTGA
- a CDS encoding DUF2061 domain-containing protein — MAKTLSFGIMHISVAFLVVWTMTGDWRIGGATALVEPCINTVAYYFHELFWKRRQAPADEAMLSV; from the coding sequence ATGGCCAAAACTCTCAGCTTCGGCATCATGCACATCAGCGTCGCCTTTCTGGTGGTGTGGACGATGACCGGCGACTGGCGCATCGGCGGCGCCACCGCACTGGTGGAGCCGTGTATCAATACCGTCGCTTACTACTTCCACGAGCTGTTCTGGAAACGGCGCCAAGCACCAGCAGACGAGGCGATGCTGTCGGTGTGA
- a CDS encoding PhoH family protein — MAHRAAPLHSRSSRTRTESQPPAGAVVRQQKVYVLDTNVLIHDPNALLNFEEHAVAIPMTVLEELDKLKSGKSHSAADCRAAIRQIDRIIGHASPEQVDAGVPIPRAHDSTQGCLSVLMPRPVAELAHPLPEHLNDNRIINDVAILKQRDPLRRYVLVTKDINMRLKARACGIEAEDYHTDQLVSDVRQLSQGYFEIEGSLWEQVSQVDSWREGPDTHHRLPRAELSAALAGRDLYLNQFVLDEQGFIGRVMAVEDDSVVLWHLPAEQLMSQQAWGLTPINIYQAMALHLLLDPAVHLVTLTGAAGSGKTILALAAAIEMIIEHRSYNKIIATRSTPPLAEEQGFLPGTEEEKMDPWLGAINDNIEALHLHDENPNGSIQYVKERANIQFKSLNYIRGRSFQKALILIDESQNLTPHQMKAIITRAGEGSKVVCLGNLAQIDTPYLTPTSSGLTYMIERFKGFAHGGSVHLNGVPRSALAEYAESHL, encoded by the coding sequence ATGGCACACCGCGCGGCACCGCTTCACTCCCGTTCCTCCCGCACCCGCACTGAGTCACAACCTCCTGCCGGCGCTGTCGTCCGGCAACAGAAGGTCTATGTGCTCGACACCAATGTGCTGATCCATGATCCCAATGCGCTGCTCAATTTTGAGGAGCATGCGGTGGCGATCCCGATGACGGTGCTGGAAGAGCTGGACAAGCTGAAGTCCGGCAAGTCCCACAGCGCTGCTGATTGCCGGGCGGCGATCCGGCAGATTGACCGTATTATTGGCCATGCCTCGCCGGAGCAGGTGGATGCCGGGGTGCCGATCCCGCGCGCCCATGACAGCACCCAAGGCTGCCTGTCGGTACTGATGCCGCGCCCGGTGGCAGAACTGGCGCACCCGCTGCCGGAACACCTGAACGACAACCGCATCATCAATGATGTGGCGATCCTCAAGCAACGCGATCCGCTGCGCCGCTATGTGCTGGTGACCAAAGACATCAACATGCGGCTGAAGGCACGCGCCTGCGGCATTGAGGCGGAGGATTACCACACCGATCAGTTAGTGTCGGATGTGCGCCAGTTGTCGCAGGGCTATTTCGAAATCGAAGGCAGCTTGTGGGAGCAGGTGTCCCAGGTCGACAGTTGGCGTGAAGGGCCGGACACGCATCACCGGTTGCCACGCGCCGAGCTGAGCGCCGCATTGGCCGGCCGTGATCTGTACCTGAACCAATTCGTGCTCGATGAGCAAGGCTTCATCGGCCGGGTGATGGCGGTGGAGGACGACAGTGTGGTGCTGTGGCACCTGCCGGCGGAGCAGTTGATGAGCCAGCAGGCGTGGGGGCTGACGCCGATCAATATCTATCAGGCGATGGCGCTGCATCTGCTGCTGGATCCGGCGGTGCATTTGGTCACGCTGACCGGCGCTGCCGGTTCCGGCAAAACCATTCTGGCGCTGGCGGCGGCGATCGAAATGATCATTGAGCACCGCAGCTACAACAAGATCATCGCCACCCGCTCGACACCGCCGCTGGCGGAAGAGCAGGGTTTCCTGCCCGGGACGGAAGAAGAAAAGATGGATCCGTGGCTCGGGGCTATCAACGACAACATCGAGGCGCTGCATCTGCACGATGAGAACCCCAATGGCTCGATCCAGTACGTGAAGGAACGCGCCAACATCCAGTTCAAATCACTGAACTACATCCGCGGGCGCAGTTTCCAGAAAGCGCTGATCCTGATCGACGAAAGCCAGAACCTCACGCCGCACCAAATGAAGGCGATCATCACGCGCGCCGGCGAAGGCAGCAAAGTGGTGTGCTTGGGTAACCTGGCGCAGATCGATACCCCGTACCTGACGCCTACCAGTTCCGGCCTGACCTACATGATCGAGCGCTTCAAAGGTTTCGCCCATGGCGGCTCGGTGCACTTGAACGGTGTGCCGCGCTCGGCACTGGCGGAATACGCCGAAAGCCACCTCTGA
- a CDS encoding START domain-containing protein — protein MMRCAALSLFLTLLLPLPVAAQAADGDWQLASLRDGIEVHVRQRPDSALKAFRGVTRFQLDDPYTLVAALNDYPHYPRWLHYVDAAEEFQRSSPLERQLRLVVRLPWPLQHREAILRATVTQEQPPPLARVTVALESDNSLYPAQSGFVRFPMMRGVLTLQLLGAQQVEMTYQLELDPGGRVPSWLANLALANAPYYTLLRLQRTLSRPEYADAGADIPYLQLRSAPEPP, from the coding sequence ATGATGCGTTGCGCTGCGTTGTCACTGTTCCTGACTCTGTTACTGCCGTTACCGGTGGCGGCACAGGCGGCGGACGGCGACTGGCAGCTGGCGTCGCTGCGCGACGGCATCGAAGTGCATGTGCGCCAACGCCCGGACAGCGCCCTGAAAGCGTTCCGCGGCGTCACCCGCTTCCAGTTGGATGATCCCTATACGCTGGTGGCCGCCCTCAACGATTACCCGCATTACCCACGCTGGCTGCATTACGTGGACGCCGCCGAGGAATTCCAACGCAGCTCGCCGCTGGAACGACAATTGCGACTGGTGGTGCGGCTGCCGTGGCCGTTGCAACATCGCGAAGCGATCCTGCGCGCCACCGTCACCCAAGAACAGCCGCCACCGCTGGCACGGGTAACGGTGGCGTTGGAAAGCGACAACAGCCTGTATCCTGCGCAGTCTGGGTTCGTGCGCTTCCCGATGATGCGCGGCGTGCTGACACTGCAACTGCTAGGGGCGCAGCAGGTGGAAATGACCTACCAGTTGGAGCTCGACCCGGGCGGCCGGGTACCGAGCTGGCTGGCCAACCTGGCGCTGGCCAATGCGCCCTACTACACCTTGCTGCGCCTGCAGCGCACCCTATCGCGCCCGGAATACGCCGACGCTGGCGCCGACATCCCCTATCTGCAACTGCGCAGCGCCCCCGAGCCCCCTTGA
- a CDS encoding GNAT family N-acetyltransferase, translating to MPHCYPFLSDAWQQALLDAAVVAPHPAAPWQLLEMPQPQAWLPLYCRHDSSGEYVFDQLWAQASQRAGLAYYPKLVTAVPYTPVEGPRWRAPAQRDAGDWVMEQVEQALSARQASGWHLLFAEPAQRQQLAGAGLIERLDCHFRWYNRDYQNFDDFLAALQSRKRKNMRKERQRAQHGLQIERAVGEQIPATWWQAFYPCYAQTYFERGRRPYLSPRFFDSVQQRLAPQLMMVAATAPGQPQPLATALYLFDDHALYGRYWGALAAQDALHFELCYYQGIEFAIERGLRSFDPGVQGEHKLLRGFEPVLTASLHWLREPRLQQAVADFCGREAQAVRNYRDDARQYLPFRSE from the coding sequence TTGCCGCACTGTTACCCATTTCTGAGTGATGCTTGGCAGCAGGCGTTACTGGACGCGGCGGTGGTGGCGCCGCATCCGGCGGCGCCGTGGCAACTGCTGGAAATGCCGCAGCCGCAGGCTTGGTTGCCGCTCTATTGCCGCCACGATTCATCCGGCGAGTACGTGTTCGATCAGCTGTGGGCGCAGGCGTCTCAGCGGGCTGGTCTGGCTTATTACCCGAAGCTGGTTACGGCAGTGCCGTACACGCCGGTGGAAGGCCCCCGCTGGCGCGCGCCGGCGCAGCGTGACGCCGGTGACTGGGTGATGGAACAAGTAGAGCAGGCACTGTCAGCCCGGCAAGCGTCTGGTTGGCACCTGTTGTTTGCCGAGCCGGCACAGCGCCAGCAGCTGGCCGGCGCGGGACTGATCGAGCGACTCGACTGCCACTTCCGTTGGTACAATCGTGATTATCAGAATTTCGATGATTTTCTAGCGGCATTGCAGTCACGAAAAAGAAAAAACATGCGTAAGGAACGCCAGCGTGCCCAGCATGGATTGCAGATCGAACGGGCGGTAGGGGAACAGATTCCGGCCACTTGGTGGCAAGCGTTTTATCCCTGCTATGCGCAGACCTATTTCGAGCGCGGGCGCCGCCCTTACTTGTCGCCGCGATTCTTTGATAGCGTGCAGCAGCGATTAGCGCCGCAGCTGATGATGGTGGCGGCCACCGCGCCGGGGCAGCCGCAGCCGTTGGCTACCGCACTTTACCTGTTTGATGACCACGCATTGTACGGCCGCTATTGGGGCGCGCTGGCAGCGCAGGACGCCCTGCACTTCGAGTTGTGTTACTACCAAGGCATCGAGTTTGCCATTGAGCGCGGGTTACGCAGCTTTGATCCCGGTGTGCAGGGCGAGCACAAGCTGCTGCGCGGCTTCGAGCCGGTGCTCACCGCATCGCTGCATTGGTTGCGGGAACCGCGCTTGCAGCAAGCGGTGGCGGACTTCTGCGGGCGCGAGGCACAGGCAGTGCGTAACTACCGTGACGACGCCCGTCAGTACTTACCGTTCCGCAGCGAGTGA
- a CDS encoding lysophospholipid acyltransferase family protein → MLRLLFIAYVWLAFVPLVVLSTLGFGLACLLTAPFLGPRAAGRLYAVPWARLGLMLSGVTVSVDGREHVDPRQSYVVVANHLSLFDIWVLYGYLDLDVRWVAKQEVRRIPVLGAACVMLGHVFIDRSHPDKAIASIKAAQDTIRDGTCMLFFPEGTRSRNGRLQPFKKGAFKVATEMGLPVLPVMIQGTYEILPPDSVALHPRHVHIGILPALAPQPSTERGVDELMWAAHARIEHGQTEDKLANLA, encoded by the coding sequence ATGTTGCGTCTACTTTTTATTGCCTATGTCTGGCTGGCGTTCGTGCCGCTGGTGGTGCTGTCGACCCTTGGTTTCGGGCTGGCCTGTCTGCTCACCGCCCCTTTCCTCGGCCCGCGTGCCGCCGGCCGCCTGTATGCGGTGCCGTGGGCACGGCTGGGGCTGATGCTCAGCGGCGTCACCGTCAGCGTTGATGGCCGCGAGCACGTCGATCCGCGCCAAAGCTATGTGGTGGTGGCCAACCACCTGAGCCTGTTCGACATCTGGGTGCTGTACGGCTACTTGGATCTCGACGTGCGCTGGGTGGCAAAACAGGAAGTGCGCCGCATTCCGGTGCTTGGCGCTGCCTGCGTGATGCTCGGCCACGTGTTCATCGACCGCTCACACCCGGACAAGGCGATCGCCAGTATCAAGGCCGCCCAAGACACTATCCGCGACGGCACCTGCATGCTGTTCTTCCCGGAGGGCACCCGCAGCCGCAACGGCCGACTGCAACCGTTCAAGAAAGGCGCCTTCAAGGTGGCGACCGAAATGGGGCTGCCGGTATTGCCGGTGATGATCCAAGGCACCTACGAGATCCTGCCGCCGGACTCCGTGGCGCTGCATCCGCGCCATGTTCACATCGGCATCCTGCCGGCGCTGGCGCCACAGCCAAGCACCGAGCGCGGCGTGGATGAACTGATGTGGGCGGCCCATGCCCGCATCGAACACGGTCAGACCGAGGACAAGCTGGCTAATCTGGCCTGA